A stretch of DNA from Cryptosporangium aurantiacum:
TCATCGGACTGCTGACCGACGATCCGACGGACAGCGCGCCGACCGATACGAATCTGCCGGTCGGGCAGGTGGATACCGAGGAACTCCCGTCCGGCGGAGCCGCCCCCGCCGGCCCGGGCGCCGGCGGCCCTGGCGGAGCCGGCCCCGGTCCGGGTGGCCCTGGCGCAGCCGGCCCCGGCGCGGGGAGTCGCGGCTTGGGCGAGCCCGCCGCAGGCGGCCCTGGCGCAGGTGGCCCTGGCACAGGTGGCCCGGGCACAGGTGGCCCGGGCACAGCCGGGCCCGGCGCGGGCGGGCGCGGGCAGGCGCTGGGGAGCGCCCGGGTGGGAGATCCGCAGCCGGGCTCTGCAGGCGCCGGAGCCGGCGGAGCGGGCAGTGCCTCGGCGCCGATCCCGCGCGTGGGCGAACCCGCACCCAACGTCCCGGCGGCCGGTCGGGCGCAGGTACCGACGCCGCCCCAGCCCGCGGTGGGTTCCGCCGCGGTCGGGTCCGCATCCGTGAGCCCCGCACCCGCCTCTGACGGACCCCCGCGTCCCGCACTCGGATCGGCGCAGGTGCCGGTGCCGGTGGCCGGGCGCGCGGCGGTCACCCCGGGCCCGACCCCCCAGCCACCGCAGTACGACGGCGCCGCCGCCGAGGGCTCCGCGTTCCAGACCGGGCAGCCGCTGCTGCCGCTCCGGCCCGCGCTGGAGGAGATGGTCGCGAAGGAGACCGACGCGGCCGTCCTCCGGTATCGCCGGGGCAGCGCCGGTGAGGCCGCCGTCTCGGCCTACGCCACCGCGGTCAAGCGCGCCCGCAAGCGGCTGGCCGGCCTCGGCTCCGAACCGTGGGGCGTCAAGCCGCAGATCTGTCTCGTCGACCCGTTCCCGGACCCGGACGACCCCGGCTCGATCCTGACGTCCGGCACGGTCGTGGACGCCGCACGCGGCGAGATCTTCGTCGTCGTCACCGCGGAGTCGCCGCCGGAGCCGCCGGAGCGTCCGCTGGCGCTGTTCTTCGGTGCCGCGCTGCCCGCCGGTCGAGACGTCGAGCTGCTGATCGAGGGCTACGGCCTGCACCTCTGCGGCGTCCCGTCGGCCGACCCATACCTCGCCGAGATCGACGAAGAGCGGGGTCTGCCGCCGCTGGTCCGCGCCGAAGGCGAGCTACGGACGCTGATGGCGCTGTCGTTCGTCCGATTCTTGCTGGAACGGGGCACCGAGGCCGACCTCTGGAAGGTCTTCACCACGTCCCGCCCGGGTCAGGTCGACCTGACCGTGCAGGAGATCTACGGCACCGGACTCTCCGGCCTCGAGGAGCAGTGGCTCCGCTCGCTGGAGGTCGAGGAGGACAAGGTCCGGATCACCGCGTTCCTGCGGCTGGCCGGGCGCTACCTGCGGCCGTACATCCGGCGCGAGGTCGAGATCGGCTTTTACCTGCTGATCGAGCTCGCGTTCGTCGCGGTGTTCCCGTTCGCGTTCTCGCGGATGATCAACGAGGTCACCCAGCCCAACCCCAACTTCGACTACATCCTCCAGCTCATCGGTCTGCTCGCCGGGACGTTCGCGATCAGCCTGCTCGCCGAGCTGAGACGGAACTACGTGTCGGCGTTCGTCAGCTCGTCGATCGTCCGCGCGCTGCGCATGCAGATGTTCGCTGGGCTGCAGTCGCTCACCGCGCGCTGGTACAACGCCCGGAAGCAGGGCGACATCCTGTCCCGGCTGCTCTCCGACGTCGGCATGCTCGAGCAGGGCCTGTCGAACGCGGTCCGGGAGGGCCTGTTCCAGTCGCTCACGCTGATCGTCTCCGGCATCGTGCTGCTCCAGCTGAACTGGATCCTCGGGCTGATCGTCCTGACCGGCGCGCCGATCGTCGCGTTCATCTACCGACGGCTGGACGGGCCCGCGCTCAAACGCAGCAAGGCGGTCCAGGAGAACGTCGGTGCGCTGGTCTCGGTCGCGGCCGAGAGCTACCAGGCGCATGCGGTGGTCCAGGCCTTCGGCCTGGAGAACGAGGAACGCAGCCGGTTCGGCCGGGCGTCCGACCGGTTGTTCAAGCGTCAGCTGTCGCTGCAGCTGTTCAGCGGCTTGTTCGACCTTTCGGTGGACGCCGTCGTGACGACGCTGCGGCTGATCACGCTGGTCGTCGGCAGCTACCTGGTGATCAAGGGCAGCCTGTCGGTGGGCGACTTCGCGGCGGCGATCACGCAGATCGCCACCGTCGTCGGCCCGGTGACCGCGCTGACCGGGATCGGGCAGCAGATCCAGACCTCGACGGGTGCGCTGTTCCGGGTCAACGAGATCCTCGGCGCGAAGCCGGAGATCGACGACCACCCGCAGGCCACCCCGCTTCCGCCGGTTCGCCGGGAGATCCGGCTGGCGGACATCTCGTTCTCGTACGACGGTGACCGGCCGACGCTGCGCGGCGTCGACGTCACGATCAAGGCCGGCACGAAGGTCGCGTTCGTCGGCCCCACCGGCGCCGGAAAATCGTCGACGCTGCAGCTCATCATGCGGTTCTACGATCCGGACCGGGGCGCGGTGCTGTTCGACGGCCGCGACATCCGCGGCGCGACGCTCGCGTCGCTGCGCGGCCAGCTCGGCGTCGTGTTCCAGGAGACGTTCCTGTTCGACGGGACGCTCCGCGACAACATCGGGCTCGGGCGGCTCGGCGCCTCACCGGAGGAAATCGAGAAGGCCGCCCGCGCCGCTCAGCTGCACGAATACATCACGACGCTGCCCCGGGGCTACGACACCCCGGTCGGTGAACGTGGGGTGCGGCTCTCCGGTGGGCAGCGGCAGCGGCTCGCGCTGGCGCGTGCGCTGCTCCGCGACCCCGCGGTACTGCTGCTGGACGAGGCGACCTCCGCACTCGACCCGCGCACCGAACGGCTGGTCGCCGAGACGCTGGAATCGGTCAGCAGCGGCCGGACGCTGATCGCAGTCACGCACCGGCTCACGTCGATCGTCGACTACGACCAGATCTACGTGCTGGAGAGCGGTCAGATCGTCGAACAGGGCACGCACGACGAGCTGGTTGCGCTCGGCGGTGTGTACGCCGACCTGTGGGCTGAGCAGAACGGTCTGCCGCGACCGTCGGAGACTGCGGGCGACGACGTCGTGGATCCGGCGGGCGCGCTGGCCCAGGTCCCGTTCTTCGCGGGTTTGGACGACGCCGAGCTGCGCATCGTGGCTGCTTCGCTACGGGAGATCCGGCTGGAGCGCGGCGACACGTTACCCGCGCGCACCGGGCAGCTCGCGGTCGTCGTGCGGGGACAGGGCCGGGTGTTCGCACCGGACCCGACCGGCCGCGCGGTGCAGGTCGCGGAGCTCGGTCCGGGGCAGGTGTTCGGGCTCGGGGCGCTGCTCGGCGACGACACCGCCGCTGAGCTGCGCGCCGACCGGCGGATGGAGCTGGGGATCCTCACCGAGCAGGCGCTCTACGCGCTGGCGACGCGGTTGCCGGCGGTGGCGGCTGCCCTCAACGCGCGCCGCTCCCCGTCCGCGCCGCTCGGCGGCGAGCGCCTCTCTCAGGTGCGGATGCTGCCGCCGGAACTCCGCCGCTTACCGCCCGCGTCCTAACCGGCTTGCCTTACAACGGCGGTGGAGCCCGGTCAGGGCGGCGCTGGCAGTCGAGCGCGAGGCCGCCGCGACCTGTGCTGTGTCTCAAGGCCTCGCGCTCGCCTGCCAGCGCCGTTCTGACCGGGCCGTGCACTACCCGGGGACGTTGGCGAGGTAGTAGACGGCGGCGGCCCGGATCCAGTGGCGGCCGGGGCTGCCGTACGGGTCGAGGGTGTGGCGGGAGGGGTCGGGCAGCGCCCGGTGGCCGATGATCCACGCGTCGTGGCCGGTGGAGAGCCGAGCCCGGAGCGTGTTCATCATGTAGTCGCCGGCGTCCTGCCGACTCAGCGGGCCGACCTCCGCGAGGTTCGCTTCCAGGGTCTTCTCGCACATCTTCTCGTCGAGCACGAAGAAGAGGTCGTTGATCGCCAAACGCACCCGCATAAAGGTAACGATACGGCATATAACGCCCTTTAGCTCTGCCTCGCCCCCATCGACCTCACGCATGCCCCCGGCTACCGGGAGTTGACCGGCACTGGAATGATGCTGCGGGACCCGAGGAGAACGATGGCGCCGGAACATCCCCCAGCCACCGGCCCCACGCCGGACGACCTGCCCGCCGAACCGACCGTTGCCGCTGCGTTGGCTCGCGCCGCCGCGGCTGCGAAGCGTGCCGACGGTGGTCAGGCACCGAGCCGTCAGCGCCCGAAGAACCGCCGCGGACGTTCGCAGGCGAATCCGTCCGTGCCGCTCGTAGGGGGCTCCCCGGTGCCACCGCCGTTCTCGCAGAATCCGGTGTCGGGCGACTTACCCGCACCCGATCCGGGCGCGCCGCCGGTGGTGCCGGCGCCGTTCCCCAAGACTCCGCTCCCGCCGCCGCCCGCAGTGTGGCCACCGACCGCGGTGGCCTATCCGACGACGCCGGGCCTGCAGTCCGCCGCGCCGCCCCGCCGAGCCGGCATCCCCGATCCCCCCGCCGCCCCCGACGCCCCGACCACCCCGACGACCGCAGCGGCACCCCCGCAACCCGCCCCACCCGCCGACGCCGCCCCCACGGGCGCGCCCTCGAGCCCGGCCCCCACAGCGGCTGCGGCTGCGAGCCCCGCAACGGCTCCGAGCCGGGCCGGAGCTTCGAGCGCGGCGGCGGGGACGGGTGGGGCGGCGGACGGGCCGACCGCGGTGCTGGCGCGCCCCGATGTTCCGCGACCCGACGGGAGCGCACCCGGCACGGCCGCGCCGAGCGCGAGCACGCCGAACGAACCCGCACCGACTCCGTCCGCGCCGAGCGGAACCCCGACCAGCGGTGGCGCGGGGCACTTTGGGGTGCCCGTGGCGTCCGAATCTGACGCAGTACCGCGGGCCGAGACCATGGACTTCCCGGTCTTCGAGGCCTCAACCACCGCGGGCCCCCAGGGAAAGTGGGCGCTGGCCGCGGGCCGCTCCAGCGGCCGCCACGCCGCCGCCCTCGACACCGACGCCGGCACCGGCGCTCCCCCGAAGCGCGGCGCCCGCTCGAAGCTCGTGCTGCTCGGCGGCGCGCTGCTGGCGGTGCTGATCCTGGGCTTCGTCCTGGTGCTGCCCGCGTTGGCCGGCGGCTCCACCGAGGAGGGCAGCGAGCAGCCGTCACCGGCCGCTGCCACGCCGAGCGTCGCCCCGACGTCCGCCAGCCCGTCGCCGGTTCGGCCCAGCGCGTCGGCCGCCGCGGGTGAGTACCAGGAGCCGTACTACCCGCCGCCGGCGAAGCCCACCACCGAGGCTCCGGAGGAAGACTGGTACGACGACGGTGACTGGCCGGAGGACACCGAGGGCTGGGACGACGACGACTGGCGGGAGTGGTGGGAGGAGAACTACTGAGCCAGTGACGTGTCGCGCGCCGTGTGCAGCGGCCCGGCAGGCGCTATCAGCAGCTCAGTGATCTCCGTGGGCGGCATCGGTTTGGCGAACAGGAAGCCCTGCGCGTGCCCGCACCGCAGGTCACGCAACCGATCGGCCTGCGAGACCCCCTCCACCCCCTCGGCCACCGGACGCAGCCCGAGCGTCTCGGCCAGCCCGAGGATGGCACGGGTTACCGCCTCGTCGGTCGGGTTGCCGTCCAGGTCGTGCACGAACGACCGGTCGATCTTGATCGCGTGGATCGGCAGCGTCCGCAGGTAGGTCAGCGACGAGTAGCCGGTCCCGAAGTCGTCGAGCGCGATCCGCACACCCAGGTCGGACAGTTCCCGGAGGGTCCGCGCCGCCAGCGCGAGGTCGGCGACGAGCGCGGTCTCGGTGACCTCCAGCATCAGCGCCTCGGCCGGAACGTCGGCGTCGGCGAGCGCTGCCGCCACCTCGTCGACGAGGCCGGTGTCCACCAGGTGCGCGGCGCAGACGTTGACGCTGACGACGAACTTGGGCGCCACGTGCCGCCGCCACTCCGCGACCTGATGACACGCCGTCCGCAGCACGTACCCGTCGATCGCGGAGAGCAGCCCGGCGGTCTCGGCGGACTCCAGGAACGCACCGGGCCCGAGCAGGCCACGGGTGGGGTGCCGCCAGCGCAGCAACGCCTCGACGGCGGTGATCCGCTCGGATGCCAGCTCGACGATCGGCTGGTAGTGGACCTCGAATTCGCCGGCGTCCAGCGCACCGCGGAGTTCCTCCTCGAGCCGCAGCCGGCCCAGCGTCGAGCTCGACAGCTCCTGGTCGGCGACGCGATACCGGTTCTTACCGCTCTCCTTCGCCTCGTACAGCGCCAGGTCGGCGTCGCGGA
This window harbors:
- a CDS encoding ABC transporter transmembrane domain-containing protein, which codes for MAQLVEVREPGLPARTAVIDGVVEVGRDASGILLSDPETSRRHAALTSVEDFLTVRDLGSTNGTTVNGNPIQAETLLEPGDIVGVGDVRIVVIGLLTDDPTDSAPTDTNLPVGQVDTEELPSGGAAPAGPGAGGPGGAGPGPGGPGAAGPGAGSRGLGEPAAGGPGAGGPGTGGPGTGGPGTAGPGAGGRGQALGSARVGDPQPGSAGAGAGGAGSASAPIPRVGEPAPNVPAAGRAQVPTPPQPAVGSAAVGSASVSPAPASDGPPRPALGSAQVPVPVAGRAAVTPGPTPQPPQYDGAAAEGSAFQTGQPLLPLRPALEEMVAKETDAAVLRYRRGSAGEAAVSAYATAVKRARKRLAGLGSEPWGVKPQICLVDPFPDPDDPGSILTSGTVVDAARGEIFVVVTAESPPEPPERPLALFFGAALPAGRDVELLIEGYGLHLCGVPSADPYLAEIDEERGLPPLVRAEGELRTLMALSFVRFLLERGTEADLWKVFTTSRPGQVDLTVQEIYGTGLSGLEEQWLRSLEVEEDKVRITAFLRLAGRYLRPYIRREVEIGFYLLIELAFVAVFPFAFSRMINEVTQPNPNFDYILQLIGLLAGTFAISLLAELRRNYVSAFVSSSIVRALRMQMFAGLQSLTARWYNARKQGDILSRLLSDVGMLEQGLSNAVREGLFQSLTLIVSGIVLLQLNWILGLIVLTGAPIVAFIYRRLDGPALKRSKAVQENVGALVSVAAESYQAHAVVQAFGLENEERSRFGRASDRLFKRQLSLQLFSGLFDLSVDAVVTTLRLITLVVGSYLVIKGSLSVGDFAAAITQIATVVGPVTALTGIGQQIQTSTGALFRVNEILGAKPEIDDHPQATPLPPVRREIRLADISFSYDGDRPTLRGVDVTIKAGTKVAFVGPTGAGKSSTLQLIMRFYDPDRGAVLFDGRDIRGATLASLRGQLGVVFQETFLFDGTLRDNIGLGRLGASPEEIEKAARAAQLHEYITTLPRGYDTPVGERGVRLSGGQRQRLALARALLRDPAVLLLDEATSALDPRTERLVAETLESVSSGRTLIAVTHRLTSIVDYDQIYVLESGQIVEQGTHDELVALGGVYADLWAEQNGLPRPSETAGDDVVDPAGALAQVPFFAGLDDAELRIVAASLREIRLERGDTLPARTGQLAVVVRGQGRVFAPDPTGRAVQVAELGPGQVFGLGALLGDDTAAELRADRRMELGILTEQALYALATRLPAVAAALNARRSPSAPLGGERLSQVRMLPPELRRLPPAS